A genome region from Sphingobium sp. CR2-8 includes the following:
- a CDS encoding NupC/NupG family nucleoside CNT transporter: MHLLIGLAGILLILAIAFALSSDRRAIRPRVVGAAFLLQAGIAMLVLYVPAGRSIIAGMSRGVANLLGYAQAGTDFIFGPLARPEIGGASFAIAALPVIIFFASLVSILYYLGIMQFIVRWVGGAIEKVTGVSKVESLCAAANIFVGQSESPLVIRPYLAGLTPPQLFAVMTSGMAGVAGTILAAYASMGIKIDYLLAASFMAAPGGLLMAKIMMPDPRVPVQGELPLGDHPDLLLPDTRISGAGPAALLPEGTPGEPMPQASHDEEKPANLIMAAAQGAQTGVKLAVAVGAMVLAFVALVALANGILGGIGAWFGYPTLSFQMLLGYVFQPVMYLLNIPWAEAQVAGGLFGTKVVLNEFVAYINLGQVQGVLSPPTIAIITFALCGFANFSSIAIQMAVTGNLAPNQRPMIAKLGLKALVAGSLANLMSAALAGLMLSL; this comes from the coding sequence ATGCATCTTCTTATCGGCCTCGCGGGCATTTTGCTCATCCTCGCCATCGCCTTTGCCCTCTCCTCCGACCGTCGCGCCATCAGGCCGCGGGTCGTGGGCGCGGCCTTCCTGCTCCAGGCGGGAATCGCCATGCTGGTGCTTTACGTACCTGCCGGACGATCGATCATCGCGGGCATGTCGCGCGGGGTCGCCAACCTGCTCGGCTATGCGCAGGCGGGGACGGACTTCATCTTCGGTCCGCTGGCTCGGCCCGAAATCGGCGGGGCCAGCTTCGCCATCGCGGCGCTGCCCGTCATCATCTTCTTCGCCAGCCTGGTGTCGATCCTCTATTATCTGGGGATCATGCAGTTCATCGTTCGCTGGGTCGGCGGCGCGATCGAAAAGGTGACGGGCGTGTCGAAGGTCGAAAGCCTGTGCGCGGCCGCCAACATCTTCGTGGGACAAAGCGAAAGCCCGCTCGTCATCCGCCCCTATCTGGCGGGCCTGACCCCGCCGCAGCTGTTCGCGGTCATGACCAGCGGCATGGCGGGCGTGGCGGGCACCATCCTGGCCGCCTATGCGTCGATGGGGATCAAGATCGACTATCTGCTCGCGGCGAGCTTCATGGCGGCTCCGGGCGGGCTGTTGATGGCCAAGATCATGATGCCCGACCCGCGCGTGCCGGTGCAGGGCGAATTGCCGCTGGGCGACCATCCCGACCTGCTTCTGCCCGACACCCGCATCAGCGGTGCAGGCCCCGCCGCGCTGCTGCCCGAAGGCACGCCGGGCGAACCCATGCCGCAGGCCAGCCATGACGAGGAAAAGCCCGCCAACCTCATCATGGCCGCCGCGCAAGGGGCGCAGACAGGTGTCAAACTCGCTGTCGCAGTGGGCGCGATGGTGCTGGCCTTCGTGGCGCTCGTGGCGCTCGCCAACGGCATATTGGGCGGCATCGGCGCGTGGTTCGGCTACCCGACCCTCAGCTTCCAGATGCTGCTGGGCTATGTCTTCCAGCCGGTCATGTATCTGCTCAACATCCCCTGGGCCGAAGCGCAGGTGGCAGGCGGGCTGTTCGGGACGAAGGTCGTGCTCAACGAATTCGTCGCCTATATCAACCTGGGCCAGGTGCAGGGCGTCCTGTCGCCCCCGACCATCGCCATCATCACCTTTGCGCTGTGCGGCTTCGCCAATTTCAGTTCGATCGCGATCCAGATGGCGGTGACCGGCAATCTGGCGCCCAACCAGCGACCGATGATCGCGAAGCTGGGATTGAAGGCGCTGGTCGCAGGCAGCCTCGCCAATCTGATGAGCGCGGCGCTGGCCGGGCTGATGCTGAGCCTGTAA
- the typA gene encoding translational GTPase TypA — protein MSLRNIAIIAHVDHGKTTLVDQLFRQSGTFRDNQRVEERAMDSNDLEKERGITILAKPTSVEWTPEGGEPVRINIVDTPGHADFGGEVERILSMVDGVVLLVDSSEGAMPQTKFVTGKALALGLKPIVVVNKVDRPDERIQEVLDEVFDLFVSLDATDEQLDFPVLYASGRNGYANEDSSLRSGTLTPLFQKIVDHVPAPAVEVEGVPFTFLVTLLDRDNFLGRILTGRVTSGSVKVNQAIHALDMDGTVIETGRASKIMAFHGLDRVPVDEAKAGDIISLAGLSVATVANTICDTSVTEPIQAQPIDPPTLSMRFAVNDSPMAGREGTKVTSRMIRDRLAREAESNVAVKVTESADKDSFEVAGRGELQLGVLIETMRREGFELSISRPRVLFGEDENGGKTEPYETVMIDVDDEFSGTVVEKMNLRKAEMTDMRPSGGGKTRITFSAPSRGLIGYHGEFLSDTRGTGIMNRLFEKYGPHKGTIEGRKNGVLISNGAGEANAYALGPLEERGILMVGVGEALYEGMIIGQNAKPDDLEVNPMKSKALTNFRASGKDDAVRLTPPWKLTLEQAIAYIDDDELVEVTPKTIRLRKRYLDPNERKRMSRSKAA, from the coding sequence ATGTCCCTGCGTAACATCGCCATCATCGCGCACGTCGATCACGGCAAGACCACCCTCGTCGACCAGCTTTTCCGCCAGTCCGGCACCTTCCGCGACAATCAGCGCGTCGAAGAGCGTGCGATGGACAGCAACGACCTGGAAAAGGAGCGCGGCATCACCATCCTGGCGAAGCCGACGTCGGTCGAGTGGACCCCGGAAGGCGGCGAACCCGTCCGCATCAACATCGTCGATACCCCCGGCCACGCCGACTTCGGCGGTGAAGTCGAGCGCATCCTTTCGATGGTCGACGGCGTCGTCCTGCTCGTCGATTCGTCGGAAGGCGCGATGCCGCAGACCAAGTTCGTGACCGGCAAGGCGCTGGCGCTGGGGCTGAAGCCCATCGTCGTCGTTAACAAGGTCGACCGTCCCGACGAGCGTATCCAGGAAGTGCTGGACGAAGTGTTCGACCTGTTCGTGTCGCTCGACGCGACCGACGAACAGCTCGACTTCCCCGTCCTCTATGCGTCGGGCCGCAATGGCTACGCCAATGAAGATTCGTCGCTGCGTTCGGGTACGCTGACCCCGCTGTTCCAGAAGATCGTCGATCATGTCCCCGCGCCCGCCGTGGAAGTCGAGGGTGTGCCCTTCACCTTCCTGGTGACGCTGCTCGACCGCGACAACTTCCTGGGCCGCATCCTGACCGGCCGCGTGACCAGCGGTTCGGTCAAGGTGAACCAGGCGATCCACGCGCTCGACATGGACGGCACGGTCATCGAAACCGGCCGTGCGTCGAAGATCATGGCCTTCCACGGCCTTGATCGCGTGCCCGTCGACGAAGCCAAGGCAGGCGACATCATCTCGCTGGCCGGCCTCTCCGTCGCGACCGTGGCCAACACCATCTGCGACACGTCGGTCACCGAACCGATCCAGGCCCAGCCGATCGATCCGCCGACCCTCTCGATGCGCTTTGCCGTGAACGATTCGCCGATGGCCGGCCGTGAAGGCACCAAGGTGACGAGCCGCATGATACGCGACCGTCTGGCCCGCGAAGCCGAATCCAACGTCGCCGTGAAGGTTACGGAAAGCGCCGACAAGGACAGCTTCGAAGTTGCAGGGCGCGGTGAACTCCAGCTGGGCGTGCTGATCGAAACCATGCGCCGCGAAGGCTTCGAACTCTCCATCAGCCGCCCGCGCGTGCTGTTCGGCGAGGACGAGAATGGCGGCAAGACCGAGCCGTACGAAACCGTCATGATCGACGTGGACGATGAATTTTCCGGCACGGTCGTCGAGAAGATGAACCTGCGCAAGGCGGAAATGACCGACATGCGTCCGTCGGGCGGCGGCAAGACCCGCATCACCTTCTCCGCCCCCTCGCGCGGTCTGATCGGCTATCATGGCGAATTCCTGTCCGACACGCGCGGCACCGGCATCATGAACCGCCTGTTCGAGAAATATGGTCCGCACAAGGGCACGATTGAAGGCCGCAAGAACGGCGTGCTGATCTCCAACGGCGCAGGCGAGGCCAATGCCTATGCGCTGGGTCCGCTGGAAGAACGCGGCATCCTGATGGTCGGCGTGGGCGAAGCGCTCTACGAAGGCATGATCATCGGCCAGAACGCCAAGCCGGACGATCTGGAAGTCAATCCCATGAAGTCGAAGGCGCTGACCAACTTCCGCGCCAGCGGCAAGGACGACGCCGTCCGCCTGACCCCGCCCTGGAAGCTGACGCTGGAGCAGGCGATCGCCTATATCGATGACGATGAACTGGTCGAAGTGACGCCCAAGACCATCCGTCTGCGCAAGCGCTACCTCGATCCGAACGAGCGCAAGCGTATGAGCCGGTCCAAGGCGGCCTGA
- the egtD gene encoding L-histidine N(alpha)-methyltransferase: MLLTDTPPAPTRTIDPAFHHDIVAGLSRSPKATPPIWFYDRRGSELFEAITDLPEYYPTRTETALLATHGADFAAAVGEGRAVVEFGAGSSRKTPHLLRAIAPAAYVPIDISGDFLHASSAALADAFPGLPVLPVVGDFNRPLALPSAIEGLPRLGFFPGSTIGNMEPDAAVDLLRAMRRLLGDDAKLLIGMDRIKDRDRLIAAYDDAQGVTAAFNLNLVERINRELEGDMPIDGLAHRAIWNDDKARIEMHLEAQRPLHFHIAGHHFHMDAGETIHTESSHKYGARDQRLLLRAGGWEPVEEWTDDDGLFALVLAEAG; encoded by the coding sequence ATGTTGCTGACCGACACCCCCCCTGCCCCGACTCGCACGATCGATCCGGCCTTTCATCACGATATCGTTGCGGGCCTTTCGCGCAGTCCCAAGGCGACGCCGCCCATCTGGTTCTACGACCGGCGCGGTTCCGAATTGTTCGAGGCGATCACGGACCTGCCCGAATATTATCCCACGCGTACCGAGACGGCGTTGCTGGCGACCCATGGTGCGGATTTTGCGGCGGCGGTCGGCGAAGGTCGCGCGGTGGTGGAGTTCGGCGCGGGGAGCTCGCGCAAGACGCCGCACCTGCTCCGCGCGATCGCGCCTGCCGCCTATGTACCGATCGACATCAGCGGGGACTTTCTCCACGCCAGCAGCGCGGCGCTGGCCGACGCCTTTCCGGGCCTGCCGGTGCTGCCGGTCGTCGGCGACTTCAACCGACCGCTGGCCCTGCCCAGCGCGATCGAAGGGTTGCCACGCCTGGGATTTTTCCCCGGCTCCACCATCGGCAACATGGAGCCGGACGCGGCGGTCGACCTGCTGCGCGCCATGCGCCGTCTGCTGGGCGATGACGCCAAGCTGCTGATCGGCATGGACCGGATCAAGGATCGCGACCGATTGATCGCCGCCTATGACGATGCGCAGGGCGTGACCGCCGCCTTCAACCTCAATCTGGTCGAGCGGATCAACCGCGAGCTGGAGGGCGATATGCCGATCGACGGCCTTGCCCACCGCGCCATCTGGAACGACGACAAGGCCCGGATCGAAATGCATCTGGAGGCGCAAAGACCGTTGCATTTCCACATTGCCGGCCACCATTTCCACATGGATGCGGGCGAAACGATCCATACGGAGAGCAGTCATAAATATGGCGCGCGCGACCAGCGATTGCTACTACGCGCAGGCGGTTGGGAGCCAGTCGAGGAATGGACCGACGATGACGGCCTGTTCGCGCTGGTGTTGGCGGAAGCGGGTTGA
- a CDS encoding ArsR family transcriptional regulator, protein MTVHIPPDRTLPNQEAVDLVVALQRCLTNFHARKEDPAILDGEGNDQLPALARYLEARRVRAMLFGQNLFADPAWDILLALYQAELEGHALTLEQMSESLRLSLSVVVGQVGTMERRGLLNEHRTSPNSRRRRAIRLSPLALDAMASWVSLAFED, encoded by the coding sequence ATGACCGTCCATATCCCGCCTGATCGGACCCTCCCCAATCAGGAGGCGGTCGACCTGGTGGTCGCGTTGCAACGCTGCCTGACCAATTTCCATGCCCGCAAGGAAGACCCCGCGATCCTGGATGGGGAGGGCAACGACCAGCTTCCCGCACTGGCCCGCTATCTCGAAGCGCGGCGGGTGCGGGCGATGCTGTTTGGCCAGAATCTGTTCGCCGATCCGGCGTGGGACATATTGCTGGCGCTGTATCAGGCGGAACTGGAAGGCCATGCGCTCACGCTGGAACAGATGAGCGAAAGCCTGCGTCTGTCGCTGAGCGTCGTCGTGGGTCAGGTCGGCACGATGGAGCGGCGCGGCCTGCTGAACGAACATCGCACGTCGCCCAATAGTCGCCGCCGCCGCGCGATTCGCCTTTCGCCGCTGGCGCTCGACGCCATGGCCTCCTGGGTTTCGCTCGCCTTCGAAGATTGA
- a CDS encoding DUF1176 domain-containing protein, whose product MGAKHYFLVALAALGWSGAGATQAPAPKALTPKPGVLETYRDWTIGCDNRNRCEAVSLLPEGSDWPDGPVMVGIVRDAGPDTAAEVWVSRDGKGGGEFSFHVDGRRIASAMSRDGDATVRGPQASALAIAMARGGVLEIRSGNRLLGKPSLAGSGAALRYMDARQGRAGTSTALVATGAMGPIAVRAAPAAPTVRRAPLPVGPAPAGLWREELTALAKFTRCTDEMRRGQSPEQYRLSKTETLILVPCGSGAYNSTAVPVIATGVAGRRVFRLASFDLKPGWSEEEARPMLVNAGWTADKLRLDSFAKGRGLGDCGGSEAYVWDGTRFRLIEATSMGECRGAWHWIRTWSAQVTE is encoded by the coding sequence ATGGGGGCAAAACATTATTTCCTGGTCGCGCTGGCGGCCCTTGGCTGGTCGGGTGCCGGTGCGACGCAGGCACCTGCGCCCAAAGCGCTGACGCCAAAACCCGGTGTGCTGGAAACCTACAGGGACTGGACGATCGGCTGCGACAATCGCAACCGATGCGAAGCGGTATCCCTGCTGCCGGAGGGCAGCGACTGGCCGGACGGTCCGGTCATGGTGGGGATCGTGCGGGACGCGGGGCCGGATACCGCCGCGGAAGTGTGGGTCAGTCGGGACGGCAAGGGCGGCGGCGAGTTCAGCTTCCACGTCGATGGTCGCCGCATCGCCAGCGCCATGAGCCGCGATGGCGACGCCACGGTGCGTGGACCGCAGGCGTCGGCGCTGGCCATCGCCATGGCGCGGGGCGGGGTACTGGAAATACGGTCGGGCAACCGCCTGCTGGGCAAGCCCTCGCTGGCCGGATCGGGCGCGGCGCTGCGCTATATGGATGCGCGCCAGGGCCGGGCCGGGACCAGCACCGCGCTGGTCGCGACCGGCGCAATGGGGCCGATCGCCGTGCGCGCCGCGCCTGCCGCTCCCACCGTTCGCCGCGCGCCGCTGCCGGTCGGGCCAGCCCCGGCCGGTCTGTGGCGGGAGGAACTGACAGCGCTCGCCAAGTTCACGCGCTGCACCGATGAGATGCGGCGCGGCCAGTCGCCCGAACAATATCGCCTTTCGAAGACGGAGACGTTGATCCTCGTGCCCTGCGGCAGCGGCGCCTATAACAGCACGGCCGTTCCGGTGATCGCCACCGGCGTTGCGGGTCGGCGTGTCTTCCGTCTGGCCAGCTTCGACCTGAAGCCGGGCTGGAGCGAGGAAGAGGCGCGTCCCATGCTGGTCAATGCCGGCTGGACGGCGGACAAGCTGCGGCTCGACAGCTTCGCCAAGGGGCGTGGGCTGGGCGATTGCGGCGGCAGCGAAGCCTATGTCTGGGACGGCACCCGCTTTCGCCTGATCGAAGCCACCAGCATGGGCGAATGCCGTGGCGCGTGGCACTGGATCAGAACCTGGTCGGCGCAGGTGACCGAGTAG
- a CDS encoding DUF805 domain-containing protein — translation MEYMLLPLRRYADFSGRSRRKEYWMFFLGYMLAAIALGIVGVILGGFPSGQASGGASLMVILLLVLVAVLIIPSFAVQVRRFHDQNRSGWFVLLNFVPYVGGIIVLVFMCLDGTRGENRFGPDPKQTAADMGDIFR, via the coding sequence ATGGAATATATGCTCTTGCCGCTCAGGCGCTACGCCGATTTCTCGGGACGTTCGCGCCGCAAGGAATATTGGATGTTCTTCCTCGGCTATATGCTGGCGGCGATCGCACTGGGTATAGTGGGCGTGATCCTGGGCGGTTTTCCCAGCGGCCAGGCATCGGGTGGGGCGTCGCTGATGGTGATCCTGCTGCTGGTGCTGGTGGCCGTGCTCATCATTCCGTCCTTCGCGGTGCAGGTCCGCCGCTTCCATGACCAGAACAGGAGCGGCTGGTTCGTGCTGCTCAACTTCGTCCCTTATGTCGGCGGCATCATCGTGCTGGTCTTCATGTGCCTGGACGGCACGCGCGGCGAGAATCGCTTCGGTCCCGATCCCAAGCAGACGGCGGCGGACATGGGCGATATCTTCCGCTGA
- a CDS encoding response regulator transcription factor: MAQTLPALSEGEKQCLRLVAQGFNSKEIARQLHVSEHTVDQRVRTSLRKFGVPSRKEAARLFVSVEQRPAQIGTYQPLIYQPEPLAPQPDPASSLDQPNRPDVRTEPNSFLRRILAFGPPLGGSTNELSVDGRILAMVRAAVLTGVGVVALLLLIRGAFTVLG, translated from the coding sequence GTGGCGCAAACCCTTCCAGCCTTGAGCGAGGGGGAAAAGCAGTGCCTGCGGCTCGTGGCGCAGGGCTTCAATTCCAAGGAGATCGCCCGTCAGCTCCATGTGTCGGAGCATACGGTCGATCAGCGCGTCCGCACCAGTTTGCGCAAGTTCGGCGTGCCATCGCGCAAGGAAGCGGCGCGCCTTTTCGTTTCGGTTGAGCAACGTCCGGCCCAAATCGGCACATATCAGCCATTGATATATCAACCGGAGCCGCTTGCGCCCCAACCCGATCCTGCGTCATCCCTTGATCAGCCGAACAGGCCGGATGTGCGGACGGAACCCAACAGCTTCCTGCGCCGCATCCTGGCCTTCGGTCCGCCGCTAGGGGGATCAACCAATGAACTGAGTGTCGATGGCCGCATATTGGCGATGGTCCGGGCCGCCGTTCTGACCGGCGTCGGTGTCGTCGCTTTGCTGCTACTCATTCGTGGGGCCTTCACGGTCCTGGGCTGA
- a CDS encoding HAD family hydrolase: protein MTHPLRQPAPSLAASHLPDPIRAVIFDMDGTLIDTEAAHRQAFAQTGQAIGWPMSDELLLSMVGIHRDENERMLAAHLGPDFPLDRFYADSDALFEAAVDAGIPLRPGARLILDHLAQAGIPMALATSTAAPYAQARLEKSGLLPYFDVVVTRSDVDRPKPHPEPYLLAARLLGVDPAHCVAVEDSYAGVRSATAAGIATVMVPDLLPPTEELALACAQILPSLTDLRDLLLLVAE, encoded by the coding sequence ATGACCCATCCGCTTCGCCAACCCGCCCCGTCGCTCGCCGCCTCCCATCTGCCGGACCCGATCCGCGCGGTGATCTTCGACATGGACGGGACGCTGATCGATACCGAGGCGGCGCATCGGCAGGCCTTTGCGCAAACGGGGCAGGCGATCGGCTGGCCGATGTCGGACGAGCTGCTGCTGTCGATGGTCGGCATCCATCGCGATGAAAATGAGCGGATGCTGGCGGCGCATCTGGGGCCGGACTTCCCGCTCGACCGTTTCTATGCCGACAGCGACGCCCTGTTCGAAGCAGCGGTGGATGCGGGCATCCCGCTCCGCCCCGGCGCGCGGCTGATCCTGGATCATCTGGCGCAGGCGGGCATCCCGATGGCGCTCGCCACCTCGACCGCCGCGCCCTATGCGCAGGCGCGGCTGGAGAAGAGCGGGCTGCTCCCCTATTTCGATGTGGTGGTGACACGCAGCGACGTCGACCGACCCAAACCGCACCCCGAACCCTATCTGCTCGCCGCCCGCCTGCTGGGCGTCGATCCGGCCCATTGCGTTGCGGTGGAGGACAGTTACGCGGGCGTCCGCTCCGCCACGGCGGCGGGCATCGCGACGGTCATGGTTCCGGACCTGTTGCCGCCCACCGAAGAGTTGGCGCTCGCTTGCGCGCAGATATTGCCCAGCCTCACCGACCTGCGCGACTTGCTGCTGCTCGTGGCGGAGTAG